A genomic region of Sarcophilus harrisii chromosome 6, mSarHar1.11, whole genome shotgun sequence contains the following coding sequences:
- the MEPE gene encoding matrix extracellular phosphoglycoprotein, whose amino-acid sequence MQVILLGLCFLSVIGAVPQKENNKNRVPVHYFDKGKKQEVYPKRNVIQKSDKSQDVSAGKQTVIKEQGTDSSKISHHDLEDTIYAEFIGNAKTDHGESVIKDPPDQKAHGVILINKNGRKYANALRRWIVEETEQNETGNSIHNKLKELKYSEAQGKGDEDIAIQNQNISEDHRTISHVQYINDHSKLTPKHIKFPYDFEGSGQGKEDNDFSPSSREIVVPDTETINGYTSVPHPDNNNAIDPNSILLIGKEGNNEVPEKEVYDLNSNGRTSTGDVVGTDSRKTPRKENSITDNKIVRESNAIRGGTNYRELPGKEGEANTSNTYQESVGIHPSQGSMRKQNIGQHAREGSNDIIEGKEISKYGKDNTKAGIESSKRDQKTKNDKGKKFGKEKSQGLPSPSNDHTHPLKAENERKNEENVHYGYNKERSIPKLPSNIRKNHYAAHRRLSSTKSHRVPGRKRFWGHTNSHSNKKFKPPKRNDSSDSTSSDSSDSDSDQSTEYFQSGNGK is encoded by the coding sequence caaaaagaaaataacaaaaaccgTGTTCCAGTTCACTACTTtgacaagggaaaaaaacaagaggtATATCCTAAAAGAAACGTTATCCAAAAAAGTGACAAATCCCAAGATGTTTCTGCTGGCAAACAAACAGTGATTAAAGAGCAAGGCACTGATAGTAGCAAGATTTCCCATCATGACCTGGAGGATACCATTTACGCTGAGTTCATTGGAAATGCCAAAACTGACCATGGGGAGAGTGTTATTAAGGATCCACCTGACCAAAAAGCACATGGTGTCATTCTCATTaacaaaaatggcagaaaatatgCAAATGCTCTAAGACGCTGGATAGTGGAGGAAACTGAACAGAATGAAACTGGGAATTCCATTCACAATAAACTTAAGGAACTTAAGTATTCTGAAGCCCAAGGCAAAGGAGATGAAGACATTGCTATCCAAAACCAAAATATTTCAGAAGACCACAGAACTATTAGTCATGTCCAATATATCAATGATCACTCAAAACTGACTCCAAAACACATAAAGTTTCCATATGATTTTGAAGGCAGTGGTCAAGGAAAAGAGGACAATGACTTTTCTCCTTCCAGTAGAGAAATAGTTGTTCCTGACACAGAAACCATAAATGGTTACACAAGTGTTCCACACCCAGACAATAATAATGCCATTGACCCCAACTCTATACTTCTCATAGGAAAAGAAGGCAATAATGAAGTTCCAGAAAAAGAGGTATATGACTTGAATTCCAATGGTAGAACATCTACTGGAGACGTTGTTGGAACTGATAGCAGGAAAACACCAAGAAAAGAGAACAGCATCACTGATAACAAAATTGTAAGAGAGAGTAATGCTATTAGAGGAGGTACAAATTACAGAGAACTTcctggaaaagaaggagaagcCAACACAAGCAATACTTATCAGGAGTCAGTAGGAATTCATCCCTCTCAAGGATCCATGCGAAAGCAAAACATTGGCCAACATGCTAGGGAAGGGAGTAATGATATAATTGAAGGCAAAGAAATTTCTAAATATGGCAAAGATAATACTAAAGCAGGTATAGAAAGTTCTAAGAGAGACCAAAAGAccaaaaatgataaaggaaaaaaatttggtaaagaaaaaagtcaaggttTACCAAGTCCATCTAATGATCACACCCACCCCttaaaagcagaaaatgaaagaaaaaatgaggaaaatgtccACTATGGCTACAATAAAGAGAGAAGTATCCCCAAACTCCCTAGTAATATCAGAAAAAATCATTATGCAGCACACAGAAGGCTCAGTTCTACCAAGAGTCATCGTGTACCTGGAAGGAAAAGATTCTGGGGTCATACAAATTCCCATTCCAATAAGAAATTTAAACCTCCTAAAAGAAATGATAGCAGTGATTCAACTTCCAGTGACTCAAGTGACAGTGATAGTGACCAATCCACTGAATATTTTCAAAGTGGTAATGGGAAATAG